In Microcaecilia unicolor chromosome 1, aMicUni1.1, whole genome shotgun sequence, the following are encoded in one genomic region:
- the PRL gene encoding prolactin isoform X2 yields the protein MVLLVTNIFQPRKGVNSLPICPNGSVNCQISTGDLFDRAVKLSHYIHSLSSEIFNEFDERYAQDRGFITKSINACHTSSLNTPEDKAQAQQIQHEELLNLVLRVLRSWNDPLVHLVSEVQGIKEAPDTILWKAVEIEEQTKRLLEGMEKIVKRVQPGDLGNEVYSLWPGPQDVQVADEDSRLFAFYNLLHCLRRDSHKIDNYLKLLKCRLIHDSSC from the exons ATGGTACTTCTGGTAACTAATATATTTCAACCAAGAAAGGGTGTGAACTCTTTACCAATCTGCCCTAATGGATCAGTCAACTGCCAGATCTCCACTGGTGACCTCTTTGATCGTGCTGTCAAACTGTCACATTACATCCACTCCCTCTCTAGTGAAATTTTCAATGAATTT GATGAACGCTATGCCCAAGATAGGGGGTTCATAACAAAGTCCATCAATGCCTGCCACACCTCCTCCCTGAACACTCCAGAAGACAAGGCACAAGCACAGCAGATTCAA CATGAAGAACTATTGAACTTAGTGCTAAGGGTACTACGTTCCTGGAATGACCCTTTGGTCCATTTGGTATCTGAAGTACAAGGGATCAAAGAAGCTCCAGATACCATTCTTTGGAAAGCTGTTGAGATTGAAGAACAAACCAAGCGACTCCTAGAGGGAATGGAGAAAATAGTTAAGCGG GTTCAACCAGGAGACTTAGGGAATGAAGTCTACTCACTGTGGCCAGGTCCTCAAGATGTGCAAGTTGCAGATGAAGATTCACGCCTCTTTGCTTTTTATAATCTGCTCCACTGCCTTCGCAGAGATTCACACAAGATTGACAACTACCTGAAACTCTTGAAATGTCGTCTTATCCATGATAGCAGCTGTTAA
- the PRL gene encoding prolactin isoform X1: MVISGASLKGVLLMVLLVTNIFQPRKGVNSLPICPNGSVNCQISTGDLFDRAVKLSHYIHSLSSEIFNEFDERYAQDRGFITKSINACHTSSLNTPEDKAQAQQIQHEELLNLVLRVLRSWNDPLVHLVSEVQGIKEAPDTILWKAVEIEEQTKRLLEGMEKIVKRVQPGDLGNEVYSLWPGPQDVQVADEDSRLFAFYNLLHCLRRDSHKIDNYLKLLKCRLIHDSSC, from the exons ATGGTTATCAGTGGAGCTTCACTGAAAG GTGTCCTGCTGATGGTACTTCTGGTAACTAATATATTTCAACCAAGAAAGGGTGTGAACTCTTTACCAATCTGCCCTAATGGATCAGTCAACTGCCAGATCTCCACTGGTGACCTCTTTGATCGTGCTGTCAAACTGTCACATTACATCCACTCCCTCTCTAGTGAAATTTTCAATGAATTT GATGAACGCTATGCCCAAGATAGGGGGTTCATAACAAAGTCCATCAATGCCTGCCACACCTCCTCCCTGAACACTCCAGAAGACAAGGCACAAGCACAGCAGATTCAA CATGAAGAACTATTGAACTTAGTGCTAAGGGTACTACGTTCCTGGAATGACCCTTTGGTCCATTTGGTATCTGAAGTACAAGGGATCAAAGAAGCTCCAGATACCATTCTTTGGAAAGCTGTTGAGATTGAAGAACAAACCAAGCGACTCCTAGAGGGAATGGAGAAAATAGTTAAGCGG GTTCAACCAGGAGACTTAGGGAATGAAGTCTACTCACTGTGGCCAGGTCCTCAAGATGTGCAAGTTGCAGATGAAGATTCACGCCTCTTTGCTTTTTATAATCTGCTCCACTGCCTTCGCAGAGATTCACACAAGATTGACAACTACCTGAAACTCTTGAAATGTCGTCTTATCCATGATAGCAGCTGTTAA